The following coding sequences lie in one Paenibacillus durus ATCC 35681 genomic window:
- the trpD gene encoding anthranilate phosphoribosyltransferase — protein MNSNANLLIQSGIAGLIEGNNLTREQARDIMGAIMEGAATQAQIGSLLTALRIKGETVEEITGFAEAMKGYGTTVATENSRLLDTCGTGGSGIHKTNISTTSAIIAAAASVRVAKHGNRSASGRTGSADVLEALGVNIHLDAEQAKRCLDELGICFLFAQLYHPSMKHAAGPRKELGVRTVFNVLGPLTNPARADRQLLGVYDKEKTETLATVLKELGLKRALVVSSYEGLDEISISGPTAVAELRDGEVTTYDITPEELGLSRHPLEAILGGGPAENAAIIHEVLDGAKTAYRDIVLANSGACIYVAGLADTLAEGVRKAAETIDSGAAARKLEQLIAITEELKHVSR, from the coding sequence ATGAACAGCAATGCCAATCTTTTGATTCAGTCCGGAATCGCCGGATTGATCGAAGGCAACAATTTAACCCGGGAGCAAGCGCGGGATATCATGGGCGCGATTATGGAAGGAGCGGCAACGCAAGCCCAAATCGGCTCCCTGCTTACCGCTCTGCGGATAAAGGGGGAAACGGTGGAGGAAATAACCGGCTTCGCGGAAGCGATGAAGGGCTACGGCACCACGGTTGCGACGGAAAACTCGCGGCTGTTGGACACCTGCGGAACGGGCGGATCGGGTATCCACAAGACCAATATCTCCACCACTTCCGCCATTATTGCCGCCGCCGCTTCGGTGCGCGTCGCCAAACACGGCAATCGCTCCGCTTCCGGCAGAACGGGCAGCGCCGATGTACTGGAAGCTCTCGGCGTTAACATTCATCTGGATGCGGAGCAGGCCAAGCGTTGTCTGGACGAACTCGGCATCTGCTTCCTCTTCGCGCAGCTCTACCATCCGTCCATGAAGCATGCGGCAGGTCCTCGCAAGGAACTGGGCGTGCGGACGGTGTTCAACGTGCTTGGCCCGCTGACGAACCCGGCCAGAGCGGACCGGCAGCTTCTAGGGGTATACGACAAGGAGAAGACGGAGACGCTCGCTACGGTCCTGAAGGAGCTGGGTCTGAAGCGCGCACTTGTGGTCAGCAGTTACGAAGGTCTTGACGAGATCAGTATTTCGGGACCGACCGCCGTTGCGGAGCTGCGGGATGGCGAGGTTACGACCTATGACATTACCCCGGAAGAGCTGGGGCTTTCCCGCCACCCACTAGAAGCCATTCTAGGCGGTGGCCCCGCAGAGAATGCGGCCATTATCCACGAGGTGCTGGACGGCGCGAAGACGGCGTACCGGGATATCGTGCTTGCCAATTCGGGAGCCTGCATCTATGTCGCCGGTCTCGCCGATACGCTTGCCGAAGGTGTACGGAAGGCGGCGGAAACGATTGATTCGGGCGCAGCGGCCCGCAAGCTGGAGCAGCTTATCGCCATAACGGAGGAGCTAAAACATGTATCTAGATAA
- a CDS encoding phosphoribosylanthranilate isomerase produces MAEAKVKICGLQDVEVLKSMVHLPVDYIGLVFAPSRRKVPPEQASRLISVLADWRTGQAPIAAGVFVDPGMDELYKILSAAPLGVIQLHGTESPAFCREVKEAFPGVQVWKALSVGAQGSEVDDELALESYAGTIDAVLLDTYDPAQRGGSGRTFAWEQIPDYRERARAIGVSLYVAGGLTPDNVGELLTAYESDGVDVSSGVESDGVKDIAKITAFVERVKQS; encoded by the coding sequence ATGGCTGAGGCAAAAGTAAAAATCTGTGGACTTCAGGACGTTGAAGTGCTAAAATCTATGGTACACTTGCCGGTTGATTATATCGGCCTTGTCTTTGCTCCGAGCCGCAGGAAGGTGCCGCCGGAGCAGGCTTCGCGTCTGATATCCGTTCTGGCTGATTGGAGAACGGGCCAAGCTCCTATTGCCGCCGGGGTTTTTGTCGACCCGGGTATGGATGAATTATATAAAATTCTTTCCGCCGCGCCGCTCGGCGTTATCCAACTTCACGGAACCGAAAGTCCGGCATTTTGCCGGGAGGTCAAAGAAGCCTTTCCGGGCGTTCAGGTATGGAAGGCTCTATCTGTGGGGGCTCAAGGCAGCGAGGTGGACGATGAACTTGCGCTTGAAAGCTACGCCGGAACGATTGACGCGGTTCTGCTCGATACGTATGACCCCGCGCAGCGCGGCGGATCAGGACGGACCTTCGCCTGGGAACAAATCCCGGATTACCGCGAGCGGGCGAGAGCGATTGGTGTATCGCTGTATGTGGCAGGGGGACTTACACCGGACAATGTCGGCGAGCTGCTGACGGCTTACGAGTCGGATGGGGTCGACGTATCAAGCGGCGTGGAAAGTGACGGAGTGAAAGATATAGCCAAAATCACAGCTTTTGTGGAAAGGGTGAAGCAATCATGA
- the trpE gene encoding anthranilate synthase component I, with the protein MTSPNVEQVVSLSRQYNLIPVVKRLLADMETPIRIFQRFAGRKNAFLLESVEGGIQWARYSFIGSDPFLLISGKKGAINVEIGGENRQLKGKPIEELKALLRSYRSPKLAEMPPFTGGAIGFFGYDLLQYYEKLPAHANDDLNMDDIRFMFCDRIIVFDHVKQQILLVGNLHVKDGDTDSDIRANYEKLNSKLEEMAEELYKESPKENMNRRSIPQDIELGDIHSNLTKEQFIDNVEQAKEYIRAGDIFQVVLSQRFHINTEVSPLHVYRLLRTLNPSPYMYYLKMDEEIIVGTSPEALVKVDGDHVETRPIAGTRPRGENEARDRALAAELLEDEKERAEHLMLVDLGRNDLGRVSRFGTVKCDSFMEIEKYSHVMHMVSNVSGSLREDKDFFDAFLSCLPAGTVSGAPKLRAMEIIAELEREARGAYAGAIGYLGFSGNMDSCITIRTIIFRKGRAYVQAGAGIVWDSVPEKEYEETVNKAKGMLKAIRMAEAMFPAKATTGGSINQDYMYEYTP; encoded by the coding sequence ATGACTAGTCCCAATGTAGAACAAGTGGTGTCGCTCTCGCGGCAGTATAATCTGATTCCCGTAGTCAAGCGGCTGCTGGCCGATATGGAAACCCCGATCCGGATATTCCAGCGGTTCGCCGGACGGAAGAATGCCTTTCTGCTGGAAAGCGTGGAGGGCGGCATCCAATGGGCCCGGTATTCGTTCATCGGCAGCGATCCGTTTCTGCTTATCTCCGGCAAAAAGGGCGCGATCAACGTGGAAATCGGCGGCGAGAACAGACAACTGAAAGGCAAGCCGATCGAAGAGCTGAAGGCCCTTCTGCGTTCGTACCGCAGCCCTAAGCTTGCGGAAATGCCGCCGTTTACCGGCGGGGCGATCGGATTCTTCGGGTATGATCTGCTTCAGTATTACGAGAAGCTGCCGGCTCATGCCAACGACGATTTGAATATGGATGATATCCGCTTCATGTTCTGCGACCGGATTATCGTGTTCGACCATGTCAAACAGCAGATTCTGCTGGTCGGCAACCTGCATGTCAAGGACGGCGATACGGATTCCGATATCCGGGCGAACTACGAGAAGCTGAACAGCAAGCTGGAAGAAATGGCGGAGGAGCTGTACAAAGAATCCCCGAAGGAAAACATGAACCGTCGGAGCATCCCGCAGGATATCGAGCTTGGAGACATTCACTCCAACCTGACGAAGGAACAGTTTATCGATAATGTGGAGCAGGCCAAGGAGTACATTCGGGCAGGCGATATTTTTCAGGTGGTGCTGTCCCAGCGGTTTCATATCAATACCGAGGTGTCTCCGCTCCATGTGTACCGGCTGCTGCGCACATTGAACCCGTCCCCGTACATGTATTATCTCAAAATGGATGAGGAGATCATCGTCGGAACATCGCCGGAGGCGCTGGTGAAGGTGGACGGTGATCATGTGGAGACCCGCCCGATTGCCGGAACAAGACCCAGAGGCGAGAACGAGGCGCGGGACCGCGCGCTGGCGGCAGAACTGCTGGAGGATGAAAAAGAGAGAGCCGAGCACCTGATGCTCGTCGATCTTGGCCGCAACGATCTTGGCCGGGTGTCGAGGTTCGGAACCGTCAAATGCGATTCTTTCATGGAAATCGAGAAATACTCCCATGTTATGCATATGGTGTCGAATGTATCGGGCTCGCTTCGCGAGGATAAAGACTTTTTCGACGCATTCCTCTCCTGCCTGCCGGCGGGTACTGTATCCGGAGCGCCGAAGCTGCGGGCGATGGAGATTATCGCCGAGCTTGAGCGTGAGGCAAGGGGAGCGTATGCGGGAGCAATCGGTTATCTTGGCTTCTCCGGAAATATGGATTCCTGCATTACGATTCGGACGATTATTTTCCGCAAAGGCCGGGCTTATGTCCAGGCAGGGGCGGGTATTGTATGGGATTCGGTGCCGGAGAAGGAATATGAGGAGACCGTAAACAAGGCGAAGGGCATGCTGAAAGCGATTCGGATGGCAGAGGCGATGTTCCCGGCAAAAGCGACAACCGGCGGCAGCATCAATCAGGATTATATGTATGAGTACACTCCTTGA
- the aroH gene encoding chorismate mutase, which yields MVNRGIRGATTVTRNDEAEILRETVLLLREMVERNDIIAEDICSVWITMTTDLDATFPARAIREIEGWELVPLMCATEIPVKGSLPKCIRLMVQVNTDKSQREIRHVYLNEAQKLRPDLSESK from the coding sequence ATGGTAAACCGTGGCATTCGCGGAGCGACAACCGTCACTCGCAACGACGAAGCGGAAATACTGCGGGAAACCGTCCTGCTGCTGCGGGAAATGGTTGAGCGCAATGACATTATTGCCGAAGATATTTGCAGTGTGTGGATCACGATGACGACCGATCTGGATGCGACTTTTCCGGCTCGCGCTATTCGGGAAATCGAGGGCTGGGAACTGGTGCCCCTTATGTGCGCGACTGAAATTCCGGTTAAGGGCAGCCTGCCGAAATGCATTCGCCTGATGGTGCAGGTCAACACGGACAAGAGTCAGCGTGAAATCCGCCATGTATACCTGAACGAGGCGCAGAAGCTTCGTCCCGATTTATCCGAAAGCAAATAG
- the trpA gene encoding tryptophan synthase subunit alpha, giving the protein MTTETTNRMDVTFRRLKEQGRAALIPFLTIGDPDLETSLAIIAELEAAGADIVELGVPYSDPLADGPVIQRASSRALRGNIHLRTCMEAALKAREAGSKLPFILFTYYNPVLQMGLDTFFAELNRHEISGLIIPDLPVEEGEEMRSRSRDAGINLVPLVAPTSSERIAKIVSGASGFVYCVSSLGVTGERSSFHEDVDRFIESVRQATDLPVAVGFGISTPEQVARFAKICDGVVVGSAIVRKIEEVIILLEDPAKRADGLLQIRDFVAQLRP; this is encoded by the coding sequence ATGACGACCGAAACGACGAACCGCATGGATGTAACTTTCCGGCGGCTAAAGGAGCAGGGACGGGCAGCGCTGATTCCGTTTCTGACCATAGGCGATCCCGATCTGGAGACGAGCCTGGCCATTATTGCCGAACTGGAAGCGGCCGGAGCGGACATTGTTGAGCTTGGCGTTCCTTACTCCGATCCTTTGGCGGACGGCCCGGTGATCCAGCGCGCATCATCGCGGGCGCTGCGAGGGAATATACACCTGCGGACCTGCATGGAAGCGGCGCTCAAGGCGCGTGAAGCCGGAAGCAAGCTGCCGTTTATTCTCTTTACTTACTATAATCCCGTGCTACAAATGGGACTTGATACGTTTTTTGCTGAATTGAACCGGCATGAGATCAGCGGGTTGATCATTCCGGATTTGCCGGTCGAGGAGGGGGAGGAAATGCGCTCCCGCAGCCGTGATGCGGGCATTAACCTGGTTCCTCTTGTCGCGCCGACCTCCAGCGAGCGCATCGCGAAGATCGTTTCCGGCGCGAGCGGATTCGTATACTGCGTATCCTCGCTTGGAGTGACAGGGGAACGTTCATCTTTCCATGAAGACGTGGACCGGTTCATTGAATCCGTCCGTCAGGCGACCGATCTTCCGGTAGCCGTCGGATTCGGCATCTCGACTCCCGAGCAGGTTGCCAGATTCGCCAAAATCTGCGACGGCGTAGTGGTCGGGAGCGCGATCGTACGCAAGATTGAGGAAGTGATTATTCTTCTCGAAGATCCGGCGAAGCGCGCTGATGGCCTGTTGCAAATCCGTGATTTTGTGGCACAATTAAGACCATAG
- a CDS encoding prephenate dehydrogenase: MTTKIAIFGVGLIGGSLALCFKGREGLHVVGHAHRPESAAKYVSRGVVDSATLSFEVAALDADFIFLCVPVGMLEDYLLRLSKLPLKKGCIITDVGSTKASIAACAASIDLPDVYFIGGHPMAGSERSGVEAASSLLFENAYYVLTPPPDIPEEAYEALKTLLVHTRAQIVRLEPQRHDEIVGAISHLPHIIAVALVNQVHGYDSSDSLYSTLAAGGFRDITRIASSEPVIWRDILLNNRSVMLELLKDWNEEISAFVELLENEDGAGIEQAFQEAGGFRSKLPDRRKGMITPLFDLHIDVPDHPGIIGRIATELGDQGINLSNVQIIESREDVPGIMRLSFRQESDMERAKVLLQRHDYTVYV, from the coding sequence ATGACGACTAAGATTGCAATATTCGGCGTCGGGCTGATCGGCGGTTCCCTGGCTCTGTGCTTTAAGGGCAGAGAAGGGCTGCACGTGGTGGGGCACGCCCATCGCCCGGAGTCGGCTGCCAAATATGTAAGCAGAGGCGTTGTCGACAGCGCGACGCTGTCATTTGAAGTGGCGGCGCTGGACGCGGATTTTATATTTTTGTGCGTCCCGGTTGGGATGCTGGAAGATTATCTGCTCAGGCTGAGCAAATTGCCGCTTAAGAAGGGCTGCATTATTACGGATGTGGGCAGCACCAAAGCGAGCATTGCCGCCTGCGCGGCTTCGATTGACCTGCCTGACGTCTATTTTATCGGCGGTCATCCGATGGCTGGCTCGGAGCGCTCCGGTGTGGAGGCAGCCTCATCGCTGCTCTTCGAGAATGCCTATTATGTGCTTACTCCGCCCCCGGATATCCCGGAAGAGGCGTACGAGGCCCTTAAGACGCTGCTGGTACATACGAGAGCGCAGATTGTTCGGCTGGAGCCCCAGCGGCATGATGAGATTGTCGGAGCGATCAGCCATTTGCCTCATATTATCGCCGTAGCGCTCGTGAATCAGGTTCACGGGTACGACTCTTCCGATTCACTGTACAGCACGCTGGCTGCGGGAGGATTCCGTGATATTACGCGGATTGCGTCGAGCGAACCCGTTATTTGGCGGGATATTTTGCTGAATAACCGCTCGGTTATGCTGGAGCTGCTGAAGGACTGGAACGAAGAGATTTCCGCTTTTGTGGAGTTGCTGGAGAACGAAGACGGAGCAGGGATCGAGCAAGCGTTCCAGGAAGCGGGCGGATTCCGCAGCAAGCTCCCTGACCGGCGCAAGGGCATGATTACCCCGCTGTTCGATCTGCATATCGACGTTCCCGATCATCCCGGCATTATCGGACGAATCGCAACGGAGCTGGGTGATCAGGGCATCAACCTGAGCAATGTGCAGATTATTGAGAGCCGGGAGGACGTTCCGGGCATTATGCGCCTGTCTTTCCGCCAGGAGAGCGATATGGAACGCGCCAAAGTGCTGCTGCAGCGGCATGATTACACAGTATACGTATAA
- the hisC gene encoding histidinol-phosphate transaminase: MKPKPHIVGLPVYKPGKPIEEVKKEYGLDEVIKLASNENPYGSSPSTKAAIQAELDNLSLYPDGSAAELTASLAAHLGVSSDNIIFGCGSDEIIALIARAFFLPGDETIMADQTFSVYKSNADIEGAVSIEVPLVQGTHDLDGMLARITGKTKVIWVCNPNNPTGTIVSGSALTAFLDAVPDHVMVVLDEAYFEYVTDPSYSDGIKLLDRYPNLVVLRTFSKIYGLAALRIGYGVARPEIITLINQVREPFNTSRLAQAAAIAALGDQDYVDECRRLNSAGRVQLEGEFGRLGLEYFPAHGNFIMVDVRVSAFDIFELLLRKGVIVRAGHRLYPTYIRATIGSQEQNQVFIEVLEAALKEQGVLV; this comes from the coding sequence ATGAAGCCGAAACCCCATATCGTTGGCCTTCCGGTCTACAAGCCCGGCAAGCCTATAGAAGAAGTGAAGAAGGAGTACGGTCTTGATGAGGTTATTAAGCTGGCCTCCAATGAGAATCCGTATGGCTCTTCACCAAGCACAAAAGCCGCCATTCAGGCGGAACTGGACAATCTCAGCCTGTATCCCGACGGCTCCGCCGCCGAATTAACCGCCTCCCTCGCCGCTCATTTGGGGGTAAGCAGCGACAATATCATTTTCGGCTGCGGCTCGGACGAGATTATTGCGCTTATCGCCCGCGCCTTCTTCCTGCCTGGCGACGAGACGATTATGGCCGACCAGACCTTCTCCGTCTATAAGAGCAACGCGGATATCGAAGGCGCGGTGAGCATCGAAGTGCCGCTGGTTCAAGGCACTCACGATTTGGATGGAATGCTCGCCCGAATTACGGGCAAGACCAAAGTGATCTGGGTCTGCAACCCGAATAATCCAACGGGTACGATCGTATCCGGATCGGCGCTGACGGCCTTCCTGGATGCGGTCCCGGACCATGTAATGGTTGTGCTCGACGAAGCCTATTTTGAGTATGTGACCGACCCGTCCTACTCCGACGGTATCAAGCTGCTGGACCGCTATCCCAACCTTGTCGTGCTGCGCACCTTCTCCAAGATATACGGGCTAGCGGCGCTGCGGATCGGATACGGGGTTGCCAGACCCGAAATTATTACGCTCATTAATCAGGTGCGCGAACCTTTCAACACTTCCCGTCTTGCGCAGGCTGCCGCGATTGCCGCTCTGGGAGACCAGGATTATGTGGATGAATGCCGCCGCTTAAACAGCGCCGGACGGGTTCAGCTTGAGGGTGAATTTGGGCGTCTTGGGCTGGAATACTTCCCGGCGCACGGGAACTTCATTATGGTTGATGTCCGTGTGTCTGCGTTTGACATTTTCGAGCTGCTGCTCCGCAAAGGCGTTATCGTGAGAGCCGGACACCGCCTTTATCCTACCTACATCCGGGCTACCATCGGCTCGCAGGAGCAGAACCAGGTCTTTATCGAGGTATTGGAAGCCGCGCTTAAAGAGCAGGGAGTTCTGGTATAG
- the trpB gene encoding tryptophan synthase subunit beta: MIQVPDRHGRFGAFGGRFVPETLMNALIELEEAYNKFSADPKFQEQVDYLLKQYSGRETPLYYAERLSAQLGGAKIYLKREDLNHTGAHKINNAIGQAILAKMMGKKKVIAETGAGQHGVATATVAALLGMECKVFMGEEDTRRQQLNVFRMKLLGAEVIPVTSGSRTLKDAGNEALRYWVSNVNDTFYVLGSAVGPHPYPMMVRNFQRVIGDETRRQILEAEGRLPDLLVAAVGGGSNAIGMFYPFLEDETVDMVGVEAAGKGVDTPYHAATMSKGSHGVFQGSMSYLLQDQYGQVIEAHSISAGLDYPGVGPEHSYLKDIERVKYVPITDQEALDALKLLCVTEGIIPALESAHAVAQVAKIAPTLSKDDIIVICLSGRGDKDVESIMAYTEGEGLK; the protein is encoded by the coding sequence ATGATACAGGTGCCGGACCGGCATGGACGTTTCGGAGCTTTCGGGGGACGCTTCGTACCCGAAACCTTAATGAATGCATTGATCGAGCTGGAGGAGGCTTATAATAAGTTCTCGGCCGATCCGAAGTTTCAGGAGCAGGTCGATTATTTGCTTAAGCAGTATTCCGGACGCGAGACACCGCTGTACTACGCCGAACGGCTCAGCGCGCAGCTGGGCGGGGCGAAAATATATCTGAAGCGCGAGGACCTGAACCATACCGGAGCCCATAAGATCAATAACGCGATCGGCCAGGCCATTCTCGCGAAAATGATGGGCAAGAAGAAGGTCATTGCCGAGACGGGGGCAGGCCAGCACGGCGTCGCAACCGCAACGGTCGCCGCGCTGCTGGGGATGGAATGCAAGGTATTCATGGGCGAGGAGGATACCCGCCGCCAGCAGCTTAACGTATTTCGGATGAAGCTGTTGGGCGCCGAGGTTATTCCCGTTACATCCGGATCACGGACGCTTAAGGACGCCGGCAACGAGGCGCTGCGCTACTGGGTCAGCAACGTAAACGATACTTTCTACGTTCTCGGCTCTGCGGTCGGTCCGCATCCGTACCCGATGATGGTCCGCAATTTCCAGCGGGTGATCGGAGACGAGACGCGGCGGCAAATACTGGAGGCCGAAGGAAGACTACCGGATCTGCTGGTGGCCGCAGTCGGCGGCGGCAGCAATGCCATCGGCATGTTCTATCCTTTCCTTGAAGACGAGACCGTGGATATGGTCGGCGTTGAAGCCGCAGGCAAAGGGGTCGACACGCCTTATCATGCGGCAACGATGAGCAAAGGAAGCCACGGCGTGTTCCAGGGCTCGATGAGCTATCTGCTTCAGGATCAATACGGCCAGGTTATTGAGGCCCATTCCATCTCGGCAGGGCTCGATTATCCCGGAGTCGGACCGGAGCATTCCTATCTGAAAGATATCGAGCGCGTTAAATATGTCCCCATTACGGATCAGGAAGCGCTCGATGCTCTTAAGCTGCTGTGCGTGACCGAAGGCATTATTCCCGCCCTGGAATCGGCTCATGCCGTGGCACAGGTTGCGAAGATTGCGCCAACTCTCTCCAAGGACGATATCATTGTCATCTGTCTATCAGGCCGGGGCGACAAAGATGTGGAATCGATTATGGCTTATACGGAAGGAGAAGGGCTGAAATGA
- the trpC gene encoding indole-3-glycerol phosphate synthase TrpC, with the protein MYLDKIVATKIKEVELLARSFSLSEAEAQISSLPETRGFRKALTLGRKRDMGLIAEVKKASPSKGLIRADFDPVQIAKAYEAGGADCLSVLTDSQYFQGSGEYLRQVREAVALPLLRKDFIIDEKQIYEARLLGADAVLLIAAILTPAALSSLSDTAAGLGLDVLIEVHDRGELEAVLDTGRAELPHVLLGINNRNLRTFETALATTAELAALAPKGVPLISESGIAGPEDIAYLQTTGAEGVLVGEYFMRQQDVEKAVGKLLGPVLRGKDHVRNG; encoded by the coding sequence ATGTATCTAGATAAAATCGTAGCCACGAAGATAAAAGAGGTTGAACTGCTCGCTAGGTCCTTTTCCCTCTCTGAAGCGGAAGCGCAAATCTCAAGCCTGCCGGAGACGCGCGGTTTCCGCAAGGCGCTTACACTCGGGCGGAAGCGTGATATGGGGCTGATCGCCGAGGTGAAGAAGGCATCCCCCTCCAAGGGGCTGATCCGCGCGGATTTCGATCCGGTGCAGATTGCCAAGGCTTATGAGGCTGGCGGAGCGGACTGCCTCTCCGTTCTGACCGACAGCCAGTATTTTCAGGGCAGCGGCGAATATTTGCGGCAAGTCCGTGAAGCGGTGGCTCTGCCGCTCCTGCGCAAGGACTTTATCATCGACGAGAAGCAAATCTATGAAGCGCGGCTGCTAGGCGCAGACGCTGTGCTGCTGATCGCGGCCATTCTGACGCCGGCGGCGCTTTCCTCTCTCTCGGACACGGCAGCCGGACTCGGACTTGACGTACTGATTGAGGTCCATGACCGCGGCGAATTGGAGGCCGTGCTGGATACGGGCAGAGCTGAGCTTCCCCATGTGCTGCTTGGCATCAATAACCGCAACCTGCGCACATTCGAGACCGCGCTGGCTACGACAGCCGAGCTTGCGGCGCTCGCTCCGAAAGGGGTTCCCCTGATCAGCGAGAGCGGAATCGCAGGGCCGGAGGATATCGCTTACCTGCAGACGACCGGGGCTGAAGGAGTGCTGGTTGGAGAATATTTTATGAGACAGCAGGATGTGGAGAAGGCCGTCGGCAAGCTGCTCGGCCCTGTTCTGCGGGGCAAGGATCATGTGCGCAATGGCTGA
- a CDS encoding zf-HC2 domain-containing protein: MNCREAQNLIPLLWDAPPDKPERISLMQHISGCSYCAAEWEMWEESRWLIKDMKSEVSEERAEAINARVMERIYLESPWLMPGDGKSAGKTGIFRRRISLWIACFLAVFLCSFIYYTMVQTPGNTTMAQSGIMPTGIAGSSNDWQSVYPVASSGSQIIEPLVVTMGPTHPEYWMMLSMLGVGLSIFSLTRLNRYRRH, from the coding sequence ATGAACTGCAGAGAAGCGCAGAATCTGATTCCGCTTCTTTGGGATGCTCCTCCCGATAAACCGGAGCGAATAAGTCTAATGCAGCACATCTCCGGCTGTTCCTACTGCGCAGCCGAATGGGAGATGTGGGAAGAAAGCCGCTGGCTGATCAAAGACATGAAGTCTGAGGTGAGCGAGGAACGCGCCGAGGCCATTAACGCCCGGGTGATGGAACGGATTTATTTGGAAAGCCCCTGGCTGATGCCGGGGGACGGCAAGTCGGCTGGCAAAACCGGTATCTTCCGGCGGCGGATCAGCCTGTGGATCGCCTGTTTTCTGGCGGTGTTTCTGTGCAGCTTCATCTACTATACAATGGTGCAGACGCCGGGTAACACCACCATGGCGCAGAGCGGCATTATGCCAACCGGGATTGCCGGTTCGTCCAATGATTGGCAATCCGTTTATCCGGTCGCTTCCAGCGGCAGCCAGATTATCGAGCCTCTTGTCGTCACCATGGGGCCAACCCATCCGGAATACTGGATGATGCTGTCGATGCTGGGAGTAGGCTTGTCCATCTTTTCGCTTACCCGGCTGAACCGGTACCGCAGGCATTGA
- a CDS encoding RNA polymerase sigma factor has protein sequence MTDSQLIQQIKQGNTELYSELMRRYQRKILAFVYHMLKNSQMELIAEDLCSETFYKAFRSLHSFREVDASFSTWLYTIARNTVLSELRKNRGGNVSLEESGYTPVAPLEVAPEQAVLRNERMNLVRKAINNLPEKQRSALILREYDQMDYQEIANILDQSVSSVKSLLFRARSSVKLQLESYFYEPAYEQQLERMKSQ, from the coding sequence ATGACGGATTCCCAGTTAATCCAACAAATCAAGCAAGGAAATACAGAACTTTATTCAGAACTCATGCGACGCTATCAACGCAAAATACTGGCATTTGTCTATCATATGTTGAAAAATTCCCAAATGGAGCTTATCGCCGAAGATCTCTGTTCGGAAACGTTCTACAAGGCCTTCCGCAGCCTTCATTCCTTTCGTGAGGTAGACGCGTCCTTTTCCACATGGCTGTACACCATCGCGCGCAATACCGTGCTTAGCGAGCTTCGCAAGAACCGCGGGGGGAATGTATCGCTTGAAGAAAGCGGCTATACGCCGGTCGCACCGCTGGAAGTGGCTCCAGAGCAGGCCGTGCTGCGCAATGAACGAATGAACCTTGTGCGTAAAGCCATCAACAATCTCCCGGAAAAACAGCGGTCCGCGCTGATTCTGCGGGAGTACGACCAAATGGACTACCAGGAAATCGCAAATATTCTTGATCAGAGCGTCAGCTCGGTCAAATCGCTGCTGTTCCGTGCGAGAAGCAGCGTTAAGCTTCAGCTTGAATCCTATTTTTACGAACCCGCTTATGAACAACAGCTTGAGAGGATGAAAAGCCAATGA
- a CDS encoding histidine phosphatase family protein, translating into MLMGLIRHGQTDWNAVGRIQGQSDIPLNGEGRRQAELLAERLLREPYRWDYCITSNLSRAEETGRIIAGRLGLPLLEADERIRERAYGQVEGLTAAEREARWGKNWNQQEFGQEKDEQLQARGLAFMEDLSAKHSDRNVLVVSHGGFLAQLYIALYKDKYTQRIGNLSLTILEKKDKEWNPLLYNCSRHILQNQR; encoded by the coding sequence ATGTTGATGGGCTTGATACGCCATGGCCAGACGGATTGGAACGCTGTTGGCAGGATTCAAGGGCAAAGCGATATCCCGCTTAACGGCGAGGGCCGCAGACAGGCGGAGCTGCTCGCGGAGCGGCTTCTGCGCGAGCCATACCGCTGGGATTACTGCATTACTAGCAACCTTTCCCGTGCGGAAGAAACGGGGAGAATTATTGCCGGAAGACTCGGACTTCCGCTCCTTGAGGCAGACGAGCGTATCAGAGAACGCGCATACGGACAGGTAGAGGGGCTTACAGCCGCTGAGCGTGAAGCAAGATGGGGAAAGAACTGGAACCAGCAGGAATTCGGCCAAGAGAAGGATGAACAGCTTCAGGCGCGGGGGCTTGCTTTTATGGAGGACTTATCGGCGAAGCATTCGGACCGGAATGTGCTCGTTGTGTCGCATGGAGGATTTCTCGCCCAACTCTATATCGCGCTTTATAAGGACAAATACACCCAGCGGATCGGCAATCTTTCCCTTACGATTCTGGAGAAGAAAGACAAGGAATGGAACCCGCTCCTGTATAACTGTAGCCGGCATATCCTGCAAAACCAGCGTTAA